The following are from one region of the Paenibacillus bovis genome:
- the ptsG gene encoding glucose-specific PTS transporter subunit IIBC → MFRRLFGVLQKVGRALMLPVAILPAAGLLLGIGNLLVNPDFLQYIPALNAKWVQITAEVMMNSGQIVFDNLSLLFAVGVAVGLAGGEGVAGLAAIIGYLIMNVTMGTAMGIKAADVGTGNFALASVLGIPTLQTGVFGGIIVGILAASMYKRFFKIELPSYLGFFAGKRFVPIMTAVTSLILGLIMIVVWPPIQSLLNNVSHNMVDANPTLSAFIFGVIERSLIPFGLHHIFYSPFWFEFGEYVNKAGELVRGDQKIFMAQLRDGVPFTAGTFMVGKFPFMMFGLPAAALAIYHESKPQHKKYVAGIMASAALTSFLTGITEPLEFSFLFVAPILFGIHAIFAGLSFMTMQILGVKIGMTFSGGLIDFILFGVIPNRTPWWDVIIVGLILAVVYYFGFRFAIRKFNLKTPGREDTVASEENSSGGSATQDELPGKILDAFGGQENISSLDACITRLRIQVKEPKNVNKDRLKSLGASGVLEVGNNIQAIFGTRSDTIKSQMQDIIAGRTPRATPPSVDNEPAKGTAENQVSLMTDEVIVAPASGELLNISEVPDPVFSQKMTGDGFAILPSSGTIASPVNGKVFNVFPSKHAIGIMSETGKEILVHVGVNTVKLKGQGFTVLVAEGDDVMAGQPILEVDLEYVKANAPSIITPVIFSNLPEGAAVTLKKSGTVKGGEGDIITIK, encoded by the coding sequence TTGTTTAGACGTCTGTTTGGCGTTTTGCAAAAAGTTGGTAGAGCACTGATGCTTCCGGTTGCGATCCTGCCAGCTGCAGGTCTGCTGCTGGGTATCGGTAACCTGTTGGTTAACCCGGACTTTTTGCAGTATATTCCTGCACTCAATGCCAAGTGGGTTCAAATTACTGCTGAAGTAATGATGAACTCCGGGCAAATCGTATTTGATAACCTATCCTTGTTATTTGCCGTCGGGGTTGCCGTCGGTCTCGCAGGAGGAGAAGGCGTTGCCGGTCTGGCAGCAATTATCGGTTATCTGATCATGAACGTAACTATGGGTACAGCAATGGGTATCAAAGCTGCGGATGTAGGTACAGGCAACTTTGCTCTGGCTTCCGTACTGGGTATTCCTACACTGCAAACTGGTGTATTCGGCGGTATTATCGTCGGTATCCTGGCAGCATCGATGTACAAGCGTTTCTTCAAGATCGAACTGCCGTCTTACCTGGGCTTCTTTGCAGGTAAACGTTTCGTTCCAATTATGACTGCTGTAACCTCCCTGATCCTCGGTCTGATTATGATCGTGGTATGGCCTCCGATTCAGTCTCTGCTGAATAACGTTTCCCACAACATGGTTGATGCGAACCCTACACTGTCCGCATTTATCTTCGGGGTAATCGAGCGTTCACTGATTCCTTTCGGACTGCATCATATCTTCTACTCACCGTTCTGGTTTGAATTTGGTGAATATGTCAATAAAGCGGGCGAACTGGTACGTGGTGACCAGAAGATCTTTATGGCTCAGCTGCGTGACGGCGTACCGTTCACAGCGGGTACATTCATGGTTGGTAAATTCCCATTCATGATGTTCGGTCTGCCTGCGGCAGCACTGGCTATCTATCATGAATCCAAGCCACAGCACAAAAAATACGTTGCAGGTATCATGGCTTCTGCAGCACTGACTTCTTTCCTGACAGGTATTACAGAGCCGCTGGAATTCTCATTCCTGTTCGTTGCTCCAATCCTGTTCGGTATTCACGCAATCTTCGCAGGTCTGTCTTTCATGACAATGCAGATTCTGGGCGTTAAGATCGGTATGACTTTCTCAGGTGGTCTGATTGACTTTATCCTGTTCGGTGTTATTCCGAACCGTACCCCTTGGTGGGACGTTATCATCGTCGGTCTGATTCTGGCGGTTGTGTACTACTTTGGTTTCCGTTTTGCTATTCGCAAGTTCAACCTCAAGACACCAGGTCGCGAAGACACTGTTGCTTCCGAGGAGAACAGCTCTGGTGGCAGCGCAACACAGGACGAACTGCCTGGCAAGATTCTGGACGCGTTTGGCGGCCAGGAAAACATCTCCAGTCTGGACGCTTGTATCACTCGTCTGCGTATTCAGGTTAAAGAACCAAAAAATGTTAACAAAGACCGTCTGAAATCCCTGGGCGCTTCCGGCGTACTGGAAGTGGGTAACAATATCCAGGCGATCTTCGGTACACGTTCCGATACCATCAAGTCCCAAATGCAGGACATTATCGCAGGACGTACACCACGTGCTACACCTCCAAGTGTAGACAATGAGCCAGCCAAAGGCACAGCCGAGAATCAGGTTAGCCTGATGACCGACGAAGTGATTGTTGCTCCGGCCAGTGGTGAACTGCTGAATATCAGTGAAGTACCGGATCCGGTATTCTCGCAAAAAATGACCGGTGACGGATTCGCGATTCTGCCTTCGAGCGGAACGATCGCTTCTCCGGTAAACGGTAAAGTATTCAATGTATTCCCGAGCAAGCATGCGATTGGCATTATGTCCGAGACAGGCAAAGAAATTCTCGTACACGTTGGTGTGAACACCGTTAAGCTGAAAGGCCAGGGCTTCACTGTACTGGTTGCTGAAGGCGACGATGTTATGGCGGGTCAGCCAATCCTTGAAGTAGATCTGGAATATGTAAAAGCAAACGCTCCATCTATCATTACACCAGTAATCTTCTCCAACCTGCCGGAAGGTGCAGCGGTAACGCTGAAAAAATCCGGAACGGTTAAAGGCGGAGAAGGCGACATTATCACCATCAAGTAA
- the glcT gene encoding glucose PTS transporter transcription antiterminator GlcT, with amino-acid sequence MSSLQVAKVLNNNVIIADHPQYEEVVVIGKGIGFNRKTRDQIPLNVVEKMFILTNQQEQEQYKQLAAQIDEQIIEVINEIIHFINKESKTPLNEHIHIALTDHIAFAIKRAEQGMTVQNPFLYETREMYPNEYRLAEHALEMIKNKLGVSLEEDEIGFVALHIYSALTDQHITQIKAHSRLIADMVKVVEDSLNITITGDSLDYSRLLTHLRFAIERIRRGEKVAATHRLEEMLKIEYPEVYSLAWKLTKMMERRLRRPVYGAEVSYLTMHLQRFVEKNETEN; translated from the coding sequence GTGAGCAGCCTACAAGTGGCTAAAGTACTGAATAATAACGTAATTATTGCAGATCATCCTCAGTATGAAGAGGTCGTCGTGATCGGCAAGGGAATCGGATTTAACCGCAAGACACGCGATCAGATTCCGCTCAATGTCGTCGAGAAAATGTTTATTTTAACCAACCAACAGGAGCAGGAGCAGTACAAGCAGCTGGCTGCGCAGATTGACGAACAGATCATAGAAGTGATTAACGAGATTATTCACTTTATTAATAAAGAAAGCAAAACTCCGCTCAACGAGCATATTCATATTGCATTGACCGACCATATTGCGTTCGCCATCAAGCGTGCCGAACAGGGGATGACGGTACAGAATCCTTTTTTGTATGAGACACGGGAGATGTATCCGAACGAGTATCGTCTGGCTGAACATGCATTGGAAATGATTAAAAACAAGCTGGGTGTCAGTCTGGAGGAAGATGAAATCGGATTTGTTGCCCTGCATATTTACAGCGCACTGACCGATCAGCATATTACCCAGATCAAGGCGCATTCCCGCCTGATTGCCGATATGGTCAAAGTAGTAGAAGACAGCTTGAATATTACTATCACTGGTGACAGTCTGGATTATTCGCGGCTGCTGACCCATTTACGGTTCGCGATTGAGCGTATCCGCCGCGGCGAGAAGGTAGCAGCGACACACCGGCTGGAAGAGATGCTCAAGATCGAGTACCCGGAAGTATATTCGCTCGCCTGGAAGCTGACCAAGATGATGGAAAGACGCCTGCGTCGGCCTGTATATGGAGCAGAAGTTAGTTATCTAACGATGCATCTGCAGCGGTTTGTCGAGAAAAATGAAACCGAAAATTAA
- a CDS encoding flotillin family protein produces the protein MTIINEMILIPAIVIVVLIVLGITFWARYKTVSTDEAMVVTGSFLGNKNISDDGAGRKIKIVRGGGAFIWPIFQKSEFLSLLSHKLDVTTPEVYTEQGVPVLADGVAIIKIGSSVEDVATAAEQFMGKPIQALQGEAQEVLEGHLRSIMGSMTVEEVYRNRDRFAQEVQSVAARDLKKMGLQIVSFTIKDIRDKHGYLESLGKPRIAAVKRDADIAEAEALRDSRIQKARAEEEGQKAELLRDTHIAEAEKEKELKIAAFKKDQDTARAEADQAYQIQEAKAKQIMIEEQMKIELVRKEREIDLKEKEITVREKQYDAEVKKKAEADRFAVEQAAQADKARKMREAEARQYSIETEAKASAEQQRLAGLATADAERAKGTAEAEVIRLRGLAEAEAKQKLAEAFENYGQAAILDIVAKMLPELAGKIAEPLSSIDKLTVVDTGKGEGGGATRVSNYVTELMATAPEMLKSVSGLDLEQLIQGFAGQKENSAERQPALSDKKRSYPVHIEAEDIQPVEMVTPTIDIQSTNIKSTNRISDATMDTD, from the coding sequence ATGACAATAATAAACGAAATGATTTTGATTCCTGCCATTGTAATCGTCGTTCTAATCGTACTGGGCATAACATTCTGGGCACGGTACAAAACCGTTAGTACAGATGAGGCAATGGTCGTGACCGGCTCTTTTCTCGGCAACAAAAATATCTCGGATGATGGTGCCGGACGCAAAATCAAGATCGTACGCGGCGGCGGTGCATTTATCTGGCCGATTTTCCAGAAATCCGAATTTCTGTCCTTGCTGTCCCACAAGCTGGACGTCACTACACCGGAGGTGTATACCGAACAAGGTGTACCGGTACTGGCTGACGGAGTAGCTATTATCAAAATCGGCAGCTCGGTTGAAGATGTAGCAACAGCCGCAGAGCAGTTCATGGGCAAGCCGATCCAGGCTCTGCAAGGAGAAGCCCAGGAAGTGCTGGAAGGCCATCTACGCTCGATTATGGGCTCTATGACCGTAGAGGAAGTGTACCGCAATCGCGATCGTTTCGCCCAGGAAGTGCAGAGCGTAGCCGCACGTGATCTCAAAAAGATGGGTCTGCAGATCGTTTCCTTTACAATCAAGGATATTCGCGACAAACATGGCTATCTGGAATCCCTCGGTAAACCACGGATTGCAGCCGTGAAAAGGGATGCCGATATTGCTGAAGCCGAAGCGCTGCGCGACTCACGCATCCAAAAGGCTCGTGCCGAAGAAGAAGGACAAAAAGCCGAGCTGCTGCGTGATACCCATATCGCTGAAGCGGAAAAGGAAAAAGAGCTGAAAATTGCTGCTTTCAAAAAGGATCAGGATACCGCTCGCGCCGAAGCTGATCAGGCATATCAGATTCAGGAAGCCAAAGCAAAGCAGATCATGATTGAAGAACAAATGAAAATCGAACTCGTCCGCAAAGAGCGCGAAATCGATCTGAAAGAAAAAGAAATTACCGTACGCGAGAAACAATATGATGCCGAAGTGAAAAAGAAAGCCGAAGCCGACCGTTTTGCTGTCGAGCAGGCAGCCCAGGCGGACAAAGCCCGCAAAATGCGCGAAGCCGAAGCCAGACAATACTCGATCGAGACCGAAGCCAAAGCCTCTGCCGAGCAGCAACGCCTGGCCGGTCTGGCGACAGCGGATGCCGAACGTGCCAAAGGTACGGCGGAAGCCGAAGTCATCCGTCTACGTGGTCTGGCAGAAGCCGAAGCCAAGCAAAAGCTGGCTGAAGCTTTTGAAAACTACGGTCAGGCAGCTATTCTCGATATCGTTGCCAAAATGCTGCCGGAGCTGGCAGGCAAGATCGCAGAGCCGCTTAGCAGTATTGACAAGCTGACAGTCGTTGATACAGGCAAAGGAGAAGGCGGAGGAGCGACCAGAGTCAGCAATTATGTGACCGAGCTAATGGCTACTGCTCCTGAAATGCTGAAAAGTGTATCCGGTCTTGATCTGGAGCAGCTGATCCAGGGATTCGCCGGACAAAAAGAGAATTCTGCCGAACGCCAACCTGCACTTTCCGATAAAAAACGTTCCTATCCGGTCCATATTGAAGCAGAGGATATCCAACCGGTTGAAATGGTAACACCGACGATTGATATCCAATCAACCAATATTAAATCAACCAATCGTATCTCGGATGCAACCATGGATACAGACTAA
- a CDS encoding NfeD family protein has protein sequence METLYWTCLIIGAVYALFSLLFGDLLGDVLGGLELPGPDVFKPVVLAGMVTVFGGAGILLARYTDMSIGVELLLSILAAIAGALFVFFVYVKPMENSEVSTSYSIREMIGRIGEVTIPVPGEGYGEVMIKVAGGNTVHIASSFEHSPIAAGVRVVIVEESAGVLAVAEFEQGLAADPAPL, from the coding sequence ATGGAAACGCTATATTGGACCTGTCTGATTATCGGAGCAGTATATGCGCTGTTCAGCCTGCTTTTCGGTGACTTGCTCGGTGATGTACTGGGCGGACTGGAGCTGCCCGGACCGGATGTATTCAAGCCGGTTGTACTGGCAGGCATGGTAACGGTATTTGGTGGAGCAGGCATTTTGCTGGCCAGGTATACGGACATGTCTATAGGAGTAGAGCTGTTATTATCCATTCTGGCGGCTATTGCAGGAGCATTGTTTGTATTTTTCGTGTATGTCAAACCCATGGAGAATAGCGAAGTGTCCACGTCCTATTCGATCCGGGAGATGATTGGGCGGATTGGAGAAGTTACCATACCGGTACCAGGCGAGGGATATGGCGAAGTTATGATCAAGGTAGCAGGTGGCAATACGGTACATATCGCGTCGAGTTTTGAGCATTCTCCTATCGCGGCAGGTGTCCGTGTCGTCATTGTAGAGGAGTCGGCAGGTGTTTTGGCAGTAGCGGAATTTGAACAAGGTCTGGCAGCAGACCCGGCACCACTATAA
- a CDS encoding iron-containing alcohol dehydrogenase produces the protein MKSFEFYNPTRLIFGKGQLETLKREVPKYGKNILLVYGGGSIKRAGLYDQVIKYLGEIGANVTELAGVEPNPRLTTVHKGVELCKANNIDLVLAVGGGSVIDCAKAIVVGAKYDGDMWDIIERKAAATDALPLGVVLTMAATGSEMNSGSVITNSDTQEKLGWGSAYSFPAFSILDPEFTYSLPKDQTVYGMVDMMSHVLETYFHPEQNTQVQDGSCESVLRAVIEAAPQLINDLENYELRSTIMYSGTMALNGVLSMGVTGDWATHNIEHAVSAVYDIPHGGGLAILFPNWMQYNLKVDPARFAKLAVNVFNVDPAGKSDEEVGAAGIQALRDFWTSIGAPSRLADYDIDDSQIDLMVEKTLKFGPSFGNFAKLQADDVREIYRMSL, from the coding sequence ATGAAATCATTTGAATTTTATAATCCAACCCGCCTGATTTTTGGTAAAGGCCAATTGGAGACATTGAAGCGTGAAGTTCCAAAATACGGCAAGAACATCCTGCTGGTATATGGTGGCGGCAGCATCAAGCGTGCAGGCCTGTACGATCAGGTAATCAAATACCTGGGCGAAATCGGTGCGAATGTAACCGAACTGGCAGGCGTAGAACCGAACCCGCGTCTGACTACTGTCCACAAAGGTGTAGAGCTGTGTAAAGCAAATAACATCGATCTGGTACTCGCTGTCGGCGGCGGCAGCGTTATTGACTGCGCCAAAGCGATCGTAGTCGGTGCCAAATACGATGGCGACATGTGGGATATTATCGAACGCAAAGCAGCTGCAACGGATGCACTGCCGCTGGGCGTTGTACTCACAATGGCAGCAACTGGTTCCGAAATGAACTCCGGTTCGGTTATCACCAACAGCGATACCCAGGAGAAACTGGGCTGGGGCAGCGCATACTCTTTCCCGGCATTCTCGATTCTGGATCCGGAATTCACGTATTCCCTGCCTAAAGATCAGACAGTATACGGTATGGTAGATATGATGTCCCACGTACTGGAGACGTACTTCCATCCGGAACAAAATACACAGGTACAGGATGGCTCGTGTGAATCCGTACTGCGTGCCGTTATCGAAGCGGCTCCACAACTGATCAATGATCTGGAGAACTACGAGCTGCGCTCCACGATTATGTACTCCGGTACAATGGCGCTGAACGGCGTACTGAGCATGGGCGTAACCGGTGACTGGGCAACCCACAATATCGAGCATGCGGTATCCGCAGTGTACGATATTCCGCATGGCGGTGGTCTGGCGATCCTGTTCCCGAACTGGATGCAGTATAACCTCAAAGTCGATCCTGCCCGTTTTGCGAAGCTGGCAGTTAACGTATTTAATGTTGATCCTGCAGGCAAGAGCGACGAAGAAGTAGGCGCAGCAGGTATCCAGGCACTTCGTGATTTCTGGACATCGATCGGTGCACCTAGCCGTCTGGCTGACTACGATATCGACGATAGCCAAATCGACCTGATGGTCGAGAAAACACTGAAGTTCGGACCTTCCTTTGGTAACTTTGCCAAACTGCAGGCAGACGACGTACGCGAAATCTACCGTATGTCCCTGTAA
- a CDS encoding alpha/beta hydrolase, producing MKTSNPSGHRKSGRSWKKITLRAIVSLVGVVLLLLAAGFIYESITSRHAQATHPPPGKMIDINGYRLHVHTYGTGSPTILLEAGSGETSLSWRQIPEQLAASTGATVVTYDRAGYAWSDTSPLPRTGQNIVKELHTALQKANIPGPYLLAGHSLGGMYSRLFAQTYPDEIAGMVLIDARPENDAERTEAIYKEEHAGSSTPSPYISIFLDEVGAFRLFPNFMLTGRVEPEDRQDFVNVVASPKYFKAVSEEGKLASTTEDAIRNQKLGNLPVRIIARGQEQDLTRFGISEEANNKIEQSWQIGQREMLAISNNSKLIVAKRSEHMIIHDQPKLVIRVIEELLAEIRQKSSDNGKSAAGSGAGSS from the coding sequence ATGAAAACATCCAATCCTTCAGGGCACCGCAAAAGCGGGCGTTCCTGGAAAAAGATCACTCTCCGCGCCATCGTTTCACTGGTCGGAGTCGTTTTACTTCTGCTGGCAGCAGGATTTATTTATGAAAGTATAACTTCACGGCACGCCCAGGCCACCCATCCTCCACCGGGTAAAATGATCGATATCAATGGGTACCGGCTGCATGTGCATACGTATGGAACCGGCTCACCGACTATTCTGCTTGAAGCAGGCAGTGGGGAGACCAGTCTCTCCTGGAGACAGATTCCGGAGCAGCTGGCAGCCTCTACAGGCGCTACAGTCGTAACCTATGACCGGGCAGGCTACGCCTGGAGCGATACCAGCCCACTGCCACGAACCGGACAGAATATTGTCAAAGAGCTGCATACCGCTTTGCAGAAAGCAAATATTCCGGGTCCGTATCTACTGGCCGGTCATTCGCTTGGCGGTATGTACTCTCGATTATTCGCACAAACGTATCCCGATGAGATTGCAGGCATGGTACTGATCGATGCACGGCCGGAAAATGATGCCGAACGTACAGAAGCCATTTACAAGGAAGAACATGCAGGCAGTTCCACGCCATCGCCTTATATTTCTATTTTCCTCGATGAAGTAGGCGCTTTTCGTTTATTTCCAAATTTTATGCTAACCGGACGGGTTGAACCGGAAGATCGGCAGGATTTTGTAAACGTAGTGGCTTCACCAAAATATTTTAAAGCTGTATCTGAAGAAGGAAAACTCGCCAGTACCACCGAAGATGCTATTCGCAATCAAAAGCTGGGCAATCTGCCTGTACGTATTATTGCCAGAGGACAGGAGCAGGATCTGACCCGTTTTGGAATCAGCGAAGAAGCGAATAACAAGATTGAGCAAAGCTGGCAGATTGGACAGCGCGAAATGCTCGCTATTTCGAATAACAGCAAGTTGATTGTAGCCAAGCGAAGCGAGCATATGATTATTCATGATCAGCCTAAGCTCGTTATCCGGGTTATCGAAGAGCTGCTGGCAGAGATTCGGCAGAAATCGTCTGATAACGGAAAAAGTGCAGCGGGAAGCGGGGCTGGATCGTCATAA